One window of Deltaproteobacteria bacterium genomic DNA carries:
- a CDS encoding dCTP deaminase: protein MELYASSSLLIGNLILAHALGDEIRVMEGGPDIIDMTEDADYRLVTQVQKLDRPYLLKPGETIHGITREHVRLPDNICGWLEGRSRFARLGLMIHVTSGFVAPGVSNRQVLEMANVAGRPLAIHAGTRICQLVLQRTEGHAVYRGRFSQQERL, encoded by the coding sequence TTGGAACTATACGCTTCTTCCTCGCTCTTAATCGGTAACTTAATTCTTGCCCATGCCTTAGGTGACGAGATTCGCGTGATGGAAGGTGGCCCAGACATCATCGACATGACCGAAGACGCAGACTACCGTTTGGTCACGCAAGTGCAAAAACTCGACCGGCCCTATTTACTGAAACCGGGTGAGACCATCCACGGGATTACCCGTGAACATGTTCGTCTGCCAGATAACATCTGTGGCTGGCTCGAAGGGAGGAGCCGTTTTGCTCGCCTTGGGCTCATGATTCATGTCACCTCTGGATTTGTCGCTCCAGGAGTGAGCAACAGGCAGGTCCTGGAGATGGCAAATGTTGCCGGTCGTCCGTTGGCGATTCATGCCGGTACCCGCATCTGCCAACTCGTCTTACAACGCACCGAGGGACATGCTGTATATAGGGGACGATTTTCCCAACAGGAGCGGTTGTGA
- the ispH gene encoding 4-hydroxy-3-methylbut-2-enyl diphosphate reductase: protein MKILVAETAGFCWGVRRALDQAMDLAKKIDGPVQTFGPLIHNAQVMEELTEQNIHSIENMSAIQGGTVLVRAHGIRPETFEQLRATGADVYDATCPLVRKVQKIITKYANDDYDVVIVGDDHHAEVAGLRGYTKGQCFVVADEKEAETLPSFDKVCVVSQTTQNDDTFARTVDVIKQKARVIRATNTVCAPTRDHQRETIDLAHQVDLMIVVGGRHSANTCRLADLATKEGARVLHIETDGELEESDIAQCQTVGVTAGASTPEWMINRVVEKLESFKPETTSRFNTWLKHLMGVLVASNVYVGLGAALLTLTASLLLQPTVGREALWPLMGAAGFFILAMHTVNRYQERSHYSGWGSFSPRTFQRFQQIMLWVGVLALSFSLGLAVSLGREQCIALSAFGFLGALYGVKLIPISWARHIMGIRRIKDLPASRDLATALGWTVAAAIVPLLTLGASPPSRAAGVIGFVFLFVFLRSALIGVRDVQGDKIMGMETLFKVVGKRRTKTVLISAVATLTALLLSLTFPWHGLPLAAFVFTVVPYTCAVCWSYHQRLLPKGAAGEILVDGQFLVAGAMAFLWHLNR, encoded by the coding sequence ATGAAGATTCTTGTTGCTGAAACTGCTGGCTTCTGTTGGGGAGTTCGTCGAGCGCTTGATCAGGCAATGGATTTAGCGAAGAAGATTGATGGCCCAGTCCAAACCTTCGGACCGCTCATTCACAACGCCCAGGTCATGGAGGAACTCACCGAACAAAACATTCATTCGATCGAGAATATGTCGGCTATTCAGGGTGGAACCGTTTTAGTACGCGCCCATGGAATTCGTCCTGAAACATTTGAGCAACTCCGCGCTACCGGTGCGGATGTCTATGACGCGACCTGCCCACTCGTCCGCAAAGTGCAAAAAATTATTACCAAGTACGCGAACGATGACTACGATGTCGTTATCGTCGGCGATGATCACCATGCCGAAGTTGCCGGGTTGCGCGGCTACACCAAAGGCCAATGTTTCGTAGTCGCCGATGAAAAGGAAGCTGAGACCCTTCCCTCCTTCGATAAGGTCTGTGTCGTCTCACAAACTACGCAGAACGATGATACCTTTGCCCGCACGGTCGACGTGATCAAGCAAAAAGCAAGAGTGATCAGGGCGACGAACACCGTCTGTGCACCAACTCGGGATCATCAACGCGAAACCATTGATCTCGCACACCAAGTCGACTTAATGATCGTGGTCGGAGGCCGTCATAGCGCCAACACCTGCCGACTCGCCGACCTCGCCACTAAAGAAGGCGCACGCGTCCTTCATATAGAAACCGATGGCGAACTCGAGGAAAGCGACATTGCCCAATGTCAGACCGTAGGCGTGACCGCAGGAGCGTCTACTCCCGAGTGGATGATCAACCGCGTCGTCGAGAAACTCGAATCCTTCAAGCCGGAAACGACAAGCCGCTTCAACACGTGGCTAAAGCACCTCATGGGGGTTCTCGTTGCCAGTAACGTCTATGTCGGCCTTGGCGCGGCCTTGCTGACACTCACTGCCAGTTTATTGCTGCAACCAACTGTAGGACGTGAAGCGTTGTGGCCATTGATGGGAGCGGCAGGCTTCTTCATTCTGGCAATGCACACCGTGAATCGCTATCAAGAGCGCTCGCACTACAGCGGTTGGGGCTCGTTCTCTCCGCGGACGTTTCAGCGATTCCAACAAATCATGCTGTGGGTAGGAGTCCTCGCCTTATCGTTCTCGCTGGGCTTAGCAGTTTCTTTGGGTCGTGAACAATGTATCGCGTTGTCTGCCTTTGGATTTTTGGGCGCGTTGTATGGAGTAAAGCTTATCCCCATTTCATGGGCGCGTCACATCATGGGCATTCGCCGGATTAAAGACTTACCCGCATCGAGAGACTTGGCCACGGCTCTGGGCTGGACAGTTGCCGCTGCGATTGTCCCGCTGCTGACCCTTGGTGCGTCGCCCCCTTCACGCGCGGCTGGTGTCATTGGCTTCGTGTTCCTGTTTGTCTTCTTACGTTCAGCGCTGATTGGTGTCCGCGATGTACAAGGAGACAAGATCATGGGAATGGAAACGTTATTCAAAGTGGTCGGTAAACGAAGAACAAAAACTGTCTTGATCAGTGCCGTTGCTACATTAACCGCACTTCTGCTGAGCTTGACGTTTCCGTGGCATGGCCTCCCGCTGGCGGCATTTGTCTTTACTGTTGTTCCGTACACCTGCGCAGTGTGCTGGTCATACCACCAGCGGCTTCTTCCTAAAGGTGCAGCTGGAGAGATCCTCGTCGATGGGCAATTTCTCGTTGCTGGTGCAATGGCCTTCTTGTGGCACCTGAACCGCTAG
- a CDS encoding DUF4126 domain-containing protein — protein sequence MTMGAIETLSLAMGTAWTSGINLYATIAALGIAGRYEMIHLPPGLEWVMPPLLIGTACLLYVIEFFADKIPYLDSLWDSFHTFIRIPAGAVLAYGAVGEVSPVLQAAAALAGGLVATASHGTKMATRLAINTSPEPLTNWAASVTEDAVALSGVWLIFNYPLVMLFLVFGFTGLAIWMLPKILALAKRGFASIKSWFRGRPATPPIANPTGAPPTHSH from the coding sequence ATGACGATGGGAGCTATTGAGACCCTCAGTTTAGCGATGGGAACCGCGTGGACTTCAGGCATTAATCTCTACGCGACTATCGCTGCCCTCGGAATTGCGGGTCGCTATGAAATGATCCATCTTCCTCCTGGCCTTGAATGGGTGATGCCTCCGTTACTGATTGGCACGGCTTGTCTCTTGTACGTGATTGAGTTCTTTGCCGATAAAATTCCGTACCTTGATAGTCTTTGGGATAGCTTCCATACCTTCATTCGTATCCCTGCTGGTGCAGTGCTTGCGTATGGTGCTGTTGGTGAGGTCAGTCCGGTGCTACAAGCCGCAGCGGCTCTGGCTGGCGGTCTCGTGGCTACTGCCTCGCATGGAACAAAAATGGCGACACGGTTAGCGATCAATACCAGTCCAGAACCTCTGACAAACTGGGCTGCAAGTGTAACGGAAGATGCCGTCGCGTTGAGCGGCGTATGGCTGATTTTTAACTATCCGCTCGTGATGCTTTTCCTCGTGTTTGGTTTTACCGGCTTGGCAATTTGGATGCTTCCGAAGATCCTCGCTCTAGCGAAACGAGGCTTTGCGTCGATTAAATCCTGGTTTCGTGGCCGACCTGCAACTCCACCTATCGCCAACCCGACGGGGGCTCCGCCGACACACTCTCACTAA